The proteins below are encoded in one region of Defluviitalea raffinosedens:
- a CDS encoding transaldolase family protein — protein MKIFIDTANVEEIRKANDMGVICGVTTNPSLIAKEGRDFIEVVKEITTIVDGPISAEVISLEAEGMVKEARELAKIHKNIVIKIPMTMEGLKAVKILSAENIKTNVTLIFSATQALLAARAGATYVSPFLGRLDDIGNEGM, from the coding sequence ATGAAAATATTTATTGACACTGCCAATGTGGAAGAAATCAGAAAAGCCAATGATATGGGAGTTATCTGTGGCGTAACCACGAATCCTTCTCTTATAGCCAAGGAAGGAAGAGATTTTATCGAAGTGGTAAAAGAAATTACAACCATTGTTGATGGTCCAATCAGTGCAGAAGTCATCAGCCTTGAAGCAGAAGGCATGGTAAAAGAAGCAAGAGAACTGGCTAAAATCCATAAAAACATCGTTATTAAAATCCCTATGACTATGGAAGGGTTAAAAGCAGTAAAAATCTTAAGTGCAGAAAACATTAAAACCAATGTGACCCTCATTTTCTCAGCAACCCAGGCACTCCTTGCTGCAAGAGCAGGAGCAACTTATGTAAGCCCATTCCTTGGCCGTTTGGATGACATCGGCAACGAAGGCATGAA
- a CDS encoding MATE family efflux transporter: protein MEDRQEQLRSERIGTLLLKFSIPAIVGMLVNALYNIVDRIFIGQGVDAFAITGIGVVFPIMTIIMAFGMLVGIGSTSLISIRLGEKRQDEAEHILGNAFILLVIVSLAITFFGLIFIDPLLLIFGASPDTIGYAKDYIIIILYGTIFNALGFGLNNIIRAEGNPKAAMLTMLLGAIINTVLDPIFIFVFDMGVKGAAYATVIGQLANTIYVLSYFNSKRSILKLHKKNMKLSKEIIIGIFSIGMSPFAMQLAASVVQLLSNNALKIYGGDLAIGAMSIISSAVTIFFMPIFGINQGAQPIIGYNYGAKQYDRVKHAMKLAVGAATVISLIGFISVQVFPQAIIRIFNNDSELIRIGTHGIRIYLAMMPIIGFQIVSANYFQAIGKAKISMFLSLLRQVTLLIPLLIILPPIFGLTGVWMSAPVSDFISVIITGIYVWRDMRKLDQEHALILAMQK, encoded by the coding sequence ATGGAAGACAGACAAGAGCAATTAAGAAGTGAACGTATTGGAACTTTACTTTTAAAATTTTCTATTCCTGCTATTGTGGGAATGCTGGTAAATGCTTTGTACAATATTGTAGACAGAATTTTTATTGGGCAAGGTGTAGATGCTTTTGCAATTACGGGAATAGGTGTTGTTTTTCCTATCATGACGATCATTATGGCATTTGGGATGCTCGTAGGAATTGGCAGTACTTCTTTGATTTCTATTCGATTGGGTGAAAAAAGACAGGATGAAGCTGAACATATTTTAGGAAATGCTTTTATCCTTCTTGTAATCGTTTCTTTAGCAATTACTTTTTTTGGGCTTATCTTCATAGATCCATTACTTCTGATTTTTGGAGCCAGTCCAGATACAATCGGATATGCTAAAGATTATATTATCATTATTTTATACGGAACAATTTTCAATGCTTTAGGTTTTGGACTCAACAATATTATACGGGCTGAGGGAAATCCAAAGGCTGCAATGTTAACAATGCTGCTTGGCGCAATTATTAATACTGTTTTAGACCCCATATTTATCTTTGTGTTTGATATGGGTGTAAAAGGAGCTGCTTATGCTACAGTCATAGGACAGCTGGCCAATACGATATATGTATTGTCTTATTTTAATAGCAAGAGAAGCATTTTAAAGCTTCACAAAAAAAATATGAAACTTTCAAAAGAGATTATTATTGGAATTTTTTCTATTGGCATGTCGCCTTTTGCTATGCAGCTTGCAGCCAGTGTGGTTCAACTTTTATCAAATAATGCTTTAAAAATTTATGGTGGAGATTTGGCCATAGGTGCCATGAGTATTATTTCAAGTGCAGTTACGATTTTCTTTATGCCTATTTTTGGAATTAACCAAGGAGCACAGCCTATTATTGGCTATAATTATGGAGCCAAACAATATGACCGTGTGAAGCATGCAATGAAATTAGCAGTGGGTGCAGCTACTGTAATTTCATTAATAGGATTTATATCTGTACAGGTATTTCCACAAGCAATTATACGGATTTTTAATAATGATTCTGAATTAATCAGAATTGGTACTCATGGAATTCGAATTTATTTAGCCATGATGCCTATTATAGGGTTTCAGATTGTAAGCGCTAACTATTTCCAGGCTATAGGTAAAGCTAAAATATCAATGTTTTTGAGTTTGCTGAGACAAGTTACACTTCTTATACCGCTACTCATTATTTTACCGCCGATTTTTGGTCTTACAGGAGTATGGATGTCGGCACCTGTATCAGACTTTATCTCAGTTATTATAACAGGAATTTATGTATGGCGTGACATGCGAAAACTAGATCAGGAACATGCTTTAATTTTGGCGATGCAAAAATAA
- a CDS encoding MarR family winged helix-turn-helix transcriptional regulator: protein MEHSRLIGKYISIIYRQGQCYINKRLEPYGIGSGQFIFLNILYHKDGIRQEDMAEFLDIDKGTTARAIKRLEEEGYVYRKTDSEDHRAQLIFLTQKAKDIEDDIKNILKSWTEILLSDFSMEDCKKAEELMEAMTNNIHRYYEREERFNGRQTRAIKK from the coding sequence ATGGAACATAGCAGATTAATTGGTAAGTATATTTCAATTATTTATCGGCAAGGCCAGTGTTATATCAATAAAAGATTGGAGCCGTACGGGATAGGAAGCGGCCAGTTTATCTTTCTGAACATCCTCTATCATAAGGATGGAATTCGCCAGGAAGACATGGCAGAATTTCTGGATATAGATAAAGGGACAACTGCCAGGGCGATCAAGCGACTTGAGGAAGAAGGATATGTATATAGAAAAACTGATTCAGAAGACCATAGGGCCCAGCTTATATTTTTAACTCAGAAGGCAAAAGATATTGAAGACGATATTAAAAACATATTAAAAAGCTGGACAGAGATTTTGCTATCTGACTTTTCAATGGAGGATTGCAAGAAAGCAGAAGAACTCATGGAAGCAATGACAAACAATATTCATCGATATTATGAGAGGGAGGAAAGATTTAATGGAAGACAGACAAGAGCAATTAAGAAGTGA
- a CDS encoding heparan-alpha-glucosaminide N-acetyltransferase, with protein MVISKSGQRQYSNRIIEIDFLRGIALILMMLFHFLYDLQEFYNIPIPYWNNFWYYEGKTSAILFMFLAGISCTLSKNNLIRGCKIFLIGMLLTIGSYIFMPGEYIRFGILHLLGLSMIIFHFIKKIPHVWSGALALIIIILGNMMNHITINTWILIPLGLIHGDFVSMDYYPLFPWFGVFLIGTIIGKVVYKDKKSIFHIKRNRGFINFMGRHSLFIYLIHQPIFLSLLYVIFHFILKDR; from the coding sequence ATGGTTATAAGTAAAAGTGGACAAAGACAATACTCTAATCGGATTATTGAAATTGATTTTCTTAGAGGCATCGCTCTGATTCTTATGATGTTATTCCACTTTCTATATGACTTGCAGGAATTTTATAACATCCCCATACCTTACTGGAATAACTTTTGGTATTATGAAGGGAAGACATCTGCTATTCTTTTTATGTTTTTAGCAGGTATAAGCTGTACTTTAAGCAAAAATAACTTGATAAGAGGTTGTAAAATTTTTCTTATAGGAATGCTTTTAACCATTGGATCTTATATATTTATGCCAGGCGAATATATTCGGTTTGGCATTCTTCATCTTCTCGGTTTAAGCATGATTATATTTCATTTCATTAAAAAAATCCCTCATGTATGGTCCGGTGCTTTGGCTTTAATAATTATTATTTTAGGTAATATGATGAATCACATCACTATAAATACATGGATTCTTATTCCTTTAGGACTCATACACGGCGATTTTGTCTCAATGGATTACTACCCCCTTTTCCCTTGGTTTGGAGTTTTCTTAATTGGAACCATAATCGGAAAAGTTGTATATAAGGATAAAAAAAGTATTTTTCATATAAAAAGAAATAGAGGATTTATTAATTTTATGGGCAGGCATTCTCTCTTTATTTATCTGATTCATCAACCCATATTCTTATCCTTACTGTATGTGATTTTTCATTTCATATTAAAAGACAGATAA